Proteins encoded by one window of Deinococcus radiodurans R1 = ATCC 13939 = DSM 20539:
- a CDS encoding NADAR family protein produces MTQKTEYLFFYRTAHPFSNFHPSPFSASGRQFHTAEQYIMHRKAEEFGDHASAKAILQARTPAECKALGRRVQGFSESHWAQVRGQVAFDAAWHKFRSSRRLREFLLDTGELILVEAAPNDRIWGIGYSEQDAWEHRDQWGENLLGQALMQVRERLRDE; encoded by the coding sequence ATGACACAGAAAACCGAATACCTGTTTTTCTACCGCACGGCGCATCCGTTCTCCAATTTTCATCCGTCGCCGTTCAGCGCCAGTGGGCGGCAATTTCACACCGCCGAGCAGTACATCATGCACCGCAAGGCCGAGGAATTCGGCGACCACGCCAGCGCCAAGGCCATTTTGCAGGCGCGCACGCCCGCCGAATGCAAGGCGCTCGGACGCCGGGTGCAGGGCTTCAGCGAAAGCCACTGGGCGCAGGTGCGCGGGCAAGTGGCCTTCGACGCCGCGTGGCACAAGTTTCGCAGCAGCCGCAGACTCCGCGAGTTTTTGTTGGACACCGGAGAGTTGATTCTAGTCGAGGCCGCACCCAATGACCGCATCTGGGGCATCGGCTACAGCGAACAGGACGCCTGGGAACACCGCGACCAGTGGGGCGAGAACCTGCTGGGACAGGCACTGATGCAGGTGCGCGAGCGGTTGCGCGACGAGTAA
- a CDS encoding GNAT family N-acetyltransferase yields the protein MNSFTVERATDSTLPDAYALHPDRADAEQRLAQFRERMAAGQARPEQFVLLRSERGVEGVVLIAQNPQVPLIPRARADTPGVGLTQFFAFLHEVAPERTLLLDSSLTQLNTAPVLSAGWTLDDEQVMYETDLTVRPWALAPNVLEGGAELLEPPKMAVLLAELGQADWETDPDWLVVALPNENGEPVALGAVGPSGRPGWASINMLGVRESERGQGLGTRLHAHLLARAAERFTHHAGRTEASNHAMRRIFERNASEPRAQQLYFRSL from the coding sequence TTGAACAGCTTTACCGTTGAACGCGCCACTGACAGCACCCTGCCGGACGCCTACGCCCTGCACCCTGACCGCGCCGACGCCGAGCAGCGCCTGGCCCAGTTCCGGGAACGAATGGCGGCGGGCCAAGCGAGACCCGAACAGTTCGTCCTTCTGCGCTCAGAACGCGGCGTGGAAGGGGTGGTTCTCATCGCCCAGAACCCGCAGGTGCCACTGATTCCTCGTGCACGGGCCGACACCCCAGGCGTGGGCCTGACACAGTTTTTCGCCTTCCTGCACGAGGTTGCGCCGGAGCGGACGCTGCTGCTCGACAGCAGCCTGACCCAGCTGAACACCGCCCCAGTGCTGTCCGCAGGCTGGACCCTGGACGACGAACAGGTCATGTACGAAACCGACCTGACCGTCCGGCCCTGGGCCCTCGCCCCGAATGTCCTAGAAGGCGGCGCCGAACTGCTGGAACCTCCCAAGATGGCCGTGCTGCTGGCCGAACTCGGTCAGGCGGACTGGGAGACGGACCCGGACTGGCTCGTCGTGGCCCTGCCGAACGAGAACGGCGAGCCCGTGGCGCTGGGAGCCGTCGGCCCGAGCGGACGCCCCGGCTGGGCCAGCATCAACATGCTTGGCGTGCGCGAGTCGGAGCGTGGCCAGGGCCTCGGCACCCGGCTGCACGCGCACCTGCTTGCCCGCGCCGCCGAGCGGTTCACGCACCACGCGGGCCGGACGGAGGCCAGCAATCACGCGATGCGGCGGATTTTCGAGCGCAACGCGAGCGAGCCCAGGGCACAGCAGCTGTACTTCAGGAGTCTTTGA